From a single Candidatus Eremiobacteraceae bacterium genomic region:
- a CDS encoding S53 family peptidase: protein MRFRFALFAFGFASALAMSTSLAMAATRPIEAGTLRGVRDLGAAPASLDVRVAIVLNYHHDAELEALTQAQADPDSPYYHHFLTPAQFDAYFAPTPTEYGRVLASLQRGGLRVTHSYANRTVIDAAAPAPVMARYFGTNIHAIRTSDGRTTWTNVRAGVVPAEIGDLVYHVVGLDAAGRMRPLYAFSRNPHRSSNTSFGPNAEPVFGADGGYGPLVFQRSYSFPELNGFDGSGHASGVATDADFLDTDLSSFLSYFQINRTGPATQRVLVDGGPAPGDGPDSIETTLDVEQIVSLAPGTALYVYEVTYDEPTNGNFIDIYNQVVTDDKIDALNTSYGYCETAIHRGYPESLNKVAVQGNALGITFHAASGDGGSNWDGCNGVSVGTPVDIPHNTGVGGTTLSVTSQGQETNEVGWDGSGGGVSVLFGVPAYQKNVPTIIAGGRNIPDVSYDADPGSGASFYYDGCWCGPIGGTSQASPIFGAALVETNQVIGARSGNFNVTLYRKWLRHGYSRGSTLYFRDITVGSIPPYSAGPGYDQMTGIGTMIVNNFDKLLH, encoded by the coding sequence ATGCGCTTTCGCTTCGCCCTTTTCGCGTTCGGTTTTGCATCCGCACTCGCCATGAGCACGTCGCTCGCGATGGCCGCGACGAGACCCATCGAGGCCGGCACGCTTCGCGGCGTCCGCGACTTAGGTGCCGCACCCGCGTCGCTCGACGTTCGCGTCGCGATCGTCTTGAATTATCATCATGACGCGGAACTGGAAGCGCTCACCCAAGCGCAAGCCGATCCGGATTCGCCGTATTACCATCACTTCCTGACGCCCGCGCAATTCGACGCGTATTTCGCGCCGACACCGACGGAGTACGGCCGCGTCCTGGCCTCGCTTCAGCGCGGCGGACTGCGGGTCACGCATTCGTACGCGAACCGAACCGTCATCGATGCCGCGGCGCCCGCGCCGGTCATGGCACGCTATTTCGGCACGAACATCCATGCGATCCGGACCTCAGACGGCCGCACGACGTGGACGAACGTGAGGGCGGGAGTGGTGCCTGCGGAAATCGGCGACCTGGTCTACCACGTCGTGGGACTCGACGCAGCGGGCCGGATGCGTCCGCTCTACGCGTTTTCACGGAACCCGCATCGCAGCTCGAACACTTCGTTCGGTCCGAATGCAGAACCGGTCTTCGGCGCCGACGGCGGCTACGGGCCGCTCGTTTTCCAGCGCTCGTACAGCTTCCCCGAACTCAACGGCTTTGACGGCTCCGGCCACGCATCAGGTGTCGCGACGGACGCCGACTTCCTCGACACCGATCTCTCGTCGTTCCTATCGTACTTCCAGATCAACCGCACCGGCCCGGCGACGCAGCGCGTCCTCGTCGACGGCGGTCCGGCCCCCGGCGACGGACCCGACTCGATCGAGACGACGCTCGATGTCGAGCAGATCGTGTCACTCGCGCCCGGCACCGCGCTGTACGTCTACGAAGTCACGTACGACGAGCCGACGAACGGCAATTTCATCGACATCTACAATCAGGTCGTCACCGACGACAAGATCGACGCGCTCAACACGAGCTATGGATACTGCGAGACGGCGATCCACCGAGGCTATCCGGAGTCGCTCAACAAGGTCGCGGTGCAGGGCAACGCGCTCGGCATCACGTTCCATGCGGCGTCCGGCGACGGCGGTTCGAACTGGGATGGCTGCAACGGCGTCAGCGTCGGCACGCCGGTCGACATCCCGCACAACACCGGCGTCGGCGGCACGACGCTCTCGGTGACGTCGCAGGGCCAAGAGACGAACGAGGTCGGTTGGGACGGATCCGGTGGCGGCGTCTCCGTTTTGTTCGGCGTGCCGGCGTATCAGAAGAACGTGCCGACGATCATCGCGGGTGGGCGCAACATCCCCGACGTCTCGTACGACGCCGATCCTGGAAGCGGCGCGTCGTTCTACTACGACGGCTGTTGGTGCGGGCCGATCGGTGGAACCTCGCAAGCGTCACCGATCTTCGGTGCAGCGCTCGTCGAGACGAACCAAGTCATCGGCGCACGCTCCGGCAACTTCAACGTGACGCTGTACAGGAAGTGGCTGCGCCACGGATATTCGCGGGGTTCGACGCTCTACTTCCGTGATATCACCGTTGGGAGCATCCCGCCGTATAGCGCCGGACCCGGCTACGACCAGATGACCGGCATCGGCACGATGATCGTGAATAACTTCGACAAACTCTTGCACTAG
- a CDS encoding adenylate/guanylate cyclase domain-containing protein has translation MKGPTALPTGTVTFLFSDIEGSTKRWEAHHDAMKAAVARHDDVVRTAIAAHGGYVFKTGGDAFCAAFPTAPSAVRAAIDVQRGLASEDFSAVDGLRVRVGLHTGYAEERDADYFGPAVNRVMRLMSIGHGEQILMSAATHALVQHETQRDASFADLGTHRLKDLAQPEHVWQLMLHGLRNDFPPLRSLDTLPNNLPVQVTSFRGRERDLEGLKESLAAHRLVTLIGAGGVGKTRLATQLAAEVLDQFSDGVWVADLAPITEPDLVPVVVAKALGISASQLRIVDESVTDALRHKQMLLVLDNCEHLLESAAGLADAIHRHCAKMCIVATSRQPLGVGGEKVVRLSSLAVPEKASELNTGDALEFGAVALFVDRASLVDESFRLADDNVPIVCDICRRLDGIPLAIELAAARVKVMSIPNLASRLNERFALLTGGSRTALPRQRTLAALFDWSYDLLEPAERMLFARAGVFAGSFTLDAATAVCGKGSVGPFEVLDLIASLADKSLVNAETGGGLERYRMLECTRQYALEKLAASGERERIMRSHAEYYRTLARDAEKTFGSSPLGEWLCRVELDQENFRAAIDWALSKGGDPALAGDIAASLEMFWWHGGAEAEGARWIDGALCAIDQEADPEIASRLRNALGLIMSRMMFS, from the coding sequence ATGAAAGGTCCGACGGCGTTGCCAACGGGCACCGTCACCTTCCTATTTTCCGACATCGAGGGCAGCACGAAACGCTGGGAGGCGCACCATGACGCCATGAAGGCGGCCGTGGCGCGCCACGACGACGTCGTGCGGACCGCCATCGCTGCGCACGGCGGGTACGTCTTCAAGACCGGTGGCGACGCGTTCTGTGCGGCTTTCCCGACCGCCCCGAGCGCCGTCAGGGCCGCGATCGATGTCCAGCGCGGACTCGCGTCGGAGGACTTCTCGGCGGTCGACGGTCTGCGCGTCCGCGTCGGCTTGCACACCGGCTACGCCGAGGAGCGCGACGCAGACTACTTCGGACCGGCGGTCAATCGCGTCATGCGCTTGATGTCGATCGGCCACGGCGAGCAGATCCTCATGTCGGCGGCGACGCACGCCCTCGTCCAACATGAGACGCAACGCGACGCATCCTTCGCCGATCTCGGCACACACCGCTTGAAGGACCTGGCGCAACCCGAGCACGTGTGGCAGCTGATGCTCCACGGGCTGCGCAACGATTTCCCGCCGCTTCGCTCGCTCGACACGCTGCCGAACAATCTGCCGGTGCAGGTGACGAGCTTCAGAGGACGCGAGCGCGATCTCGAAGGTCTCAAGGAAAGCCTCGCCGCGCATCGCCTCGTCACCCTTATCGGCGCGGGCGGCGTCGGGAAGACGCGGCTGGCCACACAGCTCGCCGCTGAAGTGCTCGATCAGTTCTCGGACGGTGTCTGGGTGGCGGACCTCGCGCCGATCACGGAGCCCGATCTCGTTCCCGTTGTCGTCGCGAAAGCGCTCGGCATCAGCGCGTCGCAGCTGAGGATCGTCGACGAGTCCGTGACCGATGCGCTCCGCCACAAACAGATGCTGCTCGTCCTCGACAATTGCGAGCACCTCTTGGAATCGGCCGCGGGGCTCGCCGATGCGATCCATCGACATTGCGCGAAGATGTGTATCGTCGCGACGTCGCGCCAGCCGCTCGGCGTCGGGGGCGAGAAGGTCGTGCGGTTATCGTCGCTCGCCGTGCCTGAAAAGGCGAGCGAACTGAACACGGGCGACGCCCTTGAGTTCGGAGCCGTCGCACTCTTCGTCGACCGTGCGTCGCTCGTCGATGAATCGTTCCGGCTCGCCGACGACAATGTGCCGATCGTCTGCGACATCTGCCGGCGTCTCGACGGTATCCCGCTCGCGATCGAGCTCGCAGCCGCGCGCGTCAAGGTGATGAGCATCCCCAACCTCGCGTCGAGGCTCAACGAACGCTTTGCGCTCCTCACCGGCGGCAGCCGCACCGCCTTGCCGAGGCAGCGCACGTTGGCGGCGCTTTTCGATTGGAGTTACGATTTGCTCGAGCCGGCGGAGCGGATGCTCTTCGCGCGCGCCGGGGTGTTCGCCGGCAGCTTCACGCTCGACGCGGCGACGGCCGTCTGCGGCAAAGGCTCGGTCGGTCCGTTCGAGGTGCTCGACCTCATCGCGTCGCTCGCCGACAAATCGCTCGTCAACGCAGAGACAGGCGGCGGGCTCGAACGCTATCGGATGCTCGAGTGCACGCGCCAGTACGCGCTCGAGAAGCTCGCCGCGAGCGGCGAGCGCGAACGGATCATGCGCAGTCACGCGGAGTACTACCGGACACTCGCTCGCGACGCGGAGAAAACGTTTGGTTCGTCGCCGCTCGGCGAATGGCTGTGTCGAGTGGAGCTCGATCAGGAGAACTTCCGTGCCGCCATCGACTGGGCGCTCTCGAAGGGCGGCGACCCGGCGCTCGCGGGCGACATCGCGGCGTCGCTCGAGATGTTCTGGTGGCATGGCGGCGCAGAAGCTGAAGGGGCGCGCTGGATCGACGGAGCGTTGTGCGCGATCGACCAGGAAGCGGATCCGGAAATCGCTTCGCGCCTGCGGAACGCGCTCGGTCTCATCATGTCGCGGATGATGTTCTCATAA
- a CDS encoding OsmC family protein, which translates to MDSDSLRAAQTPIKERYRNEPAAALITLKASGDVDDQEGVSCSVETGRALVKAGLHPATGGDGMLACSGDMLLQALVACAGVTLRAVATAKGIELRGGTVNAEGDIDFRGTLGVDREAPVGFKNIRLRFDLDVEASPEDIASLQKLTERYCVVYQTLASGVKPEIEFKTSGTVKARSH; encoded by the coding sequence ATGGACAGCGATAGCCTGCGCGCCGCTCAGACGCCGATCAAGGAGCGGTATCGGAACGAACCGGCGGCCGCACTCATCACGCTCAAGGCGAGCGGCGACGTCGACGACCAAGAAGGCGTCAGCTGCAGCGTCGAGACCGGACGCGCGCTCGTCAAGGCGGGGCTTCATCCAGCGACCGGCGGCGACGGAATGCTCGCGTGCTCAGGCGACATGCTGCTCCAAGCGCTCGTCGCGTGCGCCGGCGTGACGCTGCGCGCTGTCGCGACGGCCAAGGGCATCGAACTGCGCGGCGGCACGGTCAACGCCGAAGGCGATATCGATTTTCGCGGCACGCTCGGCGTCGACCGCGAGGCGCCGGTCGGCTTCAAAAATATCCGGTTGCGATTCGATCTTGACGTCGAAGCATCGCCCGAGGATATCGCCTCGCTGCAGAAGCTGACGGAACGCTATTGCGTCGTCTATCAAACGCTCGCGAGCGGCGTCAAACCGGAGATCGAGTTCAAAACCTCAGGGACCGTCAAGGCACGGTCCCACTGA
- a CDS encoding DUF4242 domain-containing protein: MPRYLIERTFKDGLTIPTTKQGADACRTVVDNNGDVGVTWVHSYVSKDHKKTYCIYDGPNEDSIRKAAERNGLPVDSIHEISVLDPYFYH, encoded by the coding sequence ATGCCTCGATATTTGATCGAACGAACCTTCAAAGACGGCTTGACGATTCCAACCACGAAACAAGGCGCGGATGCGTGTCGCACGGTCGTCGATAACAACGGCGACGTCGGCGTGACCTGGGTCCATTCGTACGTTTCAAAGGATCATAAGAAGACGTACTGCATCTACGACGGCCCGAACGAAGACTCGATCCGCAAAGCGGCCGAGCGTAACGGTCTTCCGGTCGACAGCATCCACGAGATCAGCGTCCTCGATCCCTACTTCTACCACTAG
- the copD gene encoding copper homeostasis membrane protein CopD has protein sequence MDSFLVATRILHYAASAVLEGVFVFWILIAWPAFRRADAAQGLRSRLDRRLFTLAWWCLIVAFVTGGAWLFILGSQMSGMPLSAVLPAGVLVIVLTQTHFGTAWLIRLALVAILAGCLVVQRFTRNQVPAVIGALAAAAFVASLAWAGHGAAAEDVPFDAIHLPADILHLLATGAWLGALVPLGMLLAEARREGSADAVTAAQAATLRFSTLGLTCVGTLLVTGVVNTWFLAGTVAALVGTLYGQLLLVKVALFVVMIAVASRNRRRFIPRLTDVAGKTADRLLAVFQLRRNVLTEAGIGVLVLGIVGVIGILPPGLHTEPNWPLPFRLDFGEIAPRIQTVLWVVVFALAVCITVVAITAWRRHHRLTTASVAALIVFVAIGCVAAWPGIVRAYPTTYYASTQPYSAPSVARGAPLYAANCTPCHGADGRGDGPLAKSLPTRPADLTESHLFAHKAGDIFWWVSNGSDNHVMPGFAAKLTSDQRWDLINFVFARAAGIIADQATSHISTAAAPPLPDFAYEQSGAQNTLSQTSKTGPVLIVLYAARVPLARLEQLAGSGQRLSGAGLHIIAVRLDSSAGKAPFEVDVSDDVRAMLDLFRTSTDGGETELMLDRNGSVRARWTASKNGGLADTATLLSDTVLVARIPVAAANHAGHAH, from the coding sequence ATCGATTCGTTCCTCGTAGCGACGCGCATCCTGCACTACGCCGCGAGCGCAGTGCTCGAAGGCGTGTTCGTCTTTTGGATCCTGATCGCATGGCCGGCGTTTCGCCGCGCGGATGCGGCGCAGGGATTACGATCGCGACTCGACCGACGGCTCTTCACGCTCGCTTGGTGGTGCCTTATCGTGGCATTCGTGACCGGCGGTGCGTGGCTCTTCATCCTCGGTTCTCAGATGAGCGGGATGCCGCTGAGCGCGGTGCTACCGGCCGGCGTCCTCGTCATCGTCTTGACGCAAACGCATTTCGGCACCGCCTGGCTCATCCGACTTGCGCTCGTCGCCATACTCGCGGGATGTCTCGTGGTGCAGCGTTTCACGCGAAACCAAGTCCCGGCCGTGATCGGGGCGCTGGCCGCCGCGGCCTTCGTCGCCTCCCTTGCATGGGCTGGACACGGAGCAGCTGCCGAAGACGTACCCTTCGACGCCATCCACCTGCCCGCCGACATCTTGCATTTGTTGGCCACCGGCGCTTGGCTCGGCGCGCTGGTACCGCTCGGCATGTTGCTCGCAGAAGCGCGCCGCGAAGGTAGCGCAGACGCGGTGACGGCGGCGCAAGCGGCGACTTTGCGCTTCTCCACGTTAGGGCTCACGTGCGTTGGAACGTTGCTCGTGACCGGAGTCGTGAACACCTGGTTCTTGGCCGGCACCGTTGCGGCGCTCGTCGGGACCTTGTACGGTCAGCTCCTGCTGGTAAAAGTCGCTCTCTTCGTGGTGATGATCGCGGTCGCGAGCAGAAACCGGCGTCGATTTATTCCGAGGCTCACCGACGTCGCCGGCAAAACCGCCGACCGACTGCTCGCCGTCTTCCAATTGCGCCGCAACGTGTTGACGGAGGCCGGCATCGGTGTGCTCGTGCTCGGCATCGTCGGCGTCATCGGCATCCTGCCCCCGGGGTTGCACACCGAGCCGAATTGGCCGCTGCCGTTCCGGCTCGATTTCGGCGAGATCGCGCCGCGCATACAGACAGTACTGTGGGTGGTCGTATTCGCTCTCGCGGTGTGTATAACGGTCGTCGCGATCACGGCTTGGCGCAGACATCACCGGTTAACGACTGCCTCGGTCGCGGCCCTCATCGTGTTCGTAGCTATCGGTTGCGTCGCGGCCTGGCCAGGGATCGTGCGCGCGTATCCTACGACGTACTACGCGTCGACACAACCCTATTCGGCGCCTTCTGTAGCGCGCGGTGCACCGCTGTACGCAGCGAACTGCACGCCATGCCACGGCGCCGACGGTCGCGGCGACGGCCCGCTTGCGAAATCGCTTCCAACGCGCCCGGCGGATCTCACGGAATCACATCTGTTCGCGCACAAGGCCGGCGACATTTTCTGGTGGGTCAGCAACGGCAGCGACAACCACGTGATGCCGGGCTTCGCAGCCAAGCTGACGTCCGACCAGAGGTGGGACTTGATCAACTTCGTGTTTGCGCGCGCGGCTGGCATCATTGCGGACCAGGCGACATCGCACATCAGCACCGCTGCTGCGCCGCCACTCCCTGATTTTGCTTACGAGCAGAGCGGCGCGCAGAATACGTTGAGTCAGACGTCGAAGACCGGCCCTGTTCTCATCGTGCTGTATGCCGCGCGCGTTCCGCTCGCTCGACTTGAGCAATTGGCGGGATCCGGGCAGCGTCTTTCTGGCGCGGGGCTGCACATCATCGCAGTTCGGCTCGACTCATCCGCCGGCAAGGCCCCCTTCGAGGTCGACGTCTCGGATGATGTTCGAGCGATGCTCGACCTGTTTCGGACCTCTACCGATGGCGGTGAGACGGAGCTCATGCTCGATCGCAATGGCAGCGTGCGCGCGCGCTGGACGGCGAGTAAGAACGGCGGCCTTGCCGACACCGCCACATTGCTTTCCGACACCGTACTTGTCGCACGTATCCCGGTGGCGGCGGCGAACCACGCGGGCCACGCTCACTGA
- a CDS encoding metalloregulator ArsR/SmtB family transcription factor, with amino-acid sequence MVNYNRASKRLDVVFSALSDPTRRAIVIRLARGSATVGELAAPFRMTLPAVTKHIKVLERAGLLSRQIDGRLHRCRLSGEPMAEASAWIERHRTFWASQLDSLSDYFESRASKRTARRDGGLRRPKGARK; translated from the coding sequence ATGGTTAACTATAACCGAGCATCGAAGCGCCTCGATGTCGTCTTCTCAGCCTTGTCCGACCCGACGCGGCGCGCGATCGTCATCCGGCTGGCACGCGGCAGCGCGACGGTCGGAGAACTCGCGGCACCGTTCCGCATGACACTGCCGGCGGTCACGAAGCACATCAAGGTGCTCGAGCGGGCCGGACTTCTGTCGCGCCAAATCGATGGGCGTCTGCACCGGTGCCGCCTTTCGGGGGAGCCGATGGCAGAAGCGAGCGCGTGGATCGAGCGTCATCGGACGTTTTGGGCGTCGCAGCTCGATTCGCTGTCAGACTATTTCGAAAGTCGCGCATCCAAGCGCACGGCCCGTCGCGATGGCGGCTTGCGTCGCCCGAAGGGAGCTCGCAAATGA
- a CDS encoding DUF899 family protein, whose product MARARANDRKARSKKLIKEEIGLTQQLERVAAKRRSLPPGEPVKEDYVFDEGAGRKVKLSQLFKGGKNELLIYHYMFAPKDRRPCPMCTMWCDGYDRVEPYVRKRANFALVTKAPINRLRAWARGRGWKNIRLLSSFGNTFNRDFGVEDRSEEQLPAISVFTKDKNGTVRHFYQKFAVMSPAHWRSIDQLSPVWNLFDLLPSGRGDWHPNYEL is encoded by the coding sequence ATGGCGCGCGCGCGAGCCAACGATCGCAAGGCTCGGTCGAAGAAGCTCATCAAAGAAGAGATCGGGTTGACGCAGCAGCTCGAGAGAGTCGCCGCTAAGCGGCGCTCTCTGCCGCCGGGCGAGCCGGTCAAGGAAGATTACGTCTTCGACGAGGGCGCTGGCCGTAAGGTTAAGCTGTCGCAACTCTTCAAGGGCGGCAAAAACGAGCTGCTCATCTACCATTATATGTTCGCGCCGAAGGATAGACGGCCGTGCCCGATGTGCACCATGTGGTGCGACGGGTACGACCGCGTCGAGCCGTACGTGCGTAAGCGCGCGAATTTCGCCCTCGTCACGAAGGCGCCGATCAACAGGCTGCGTGCCTGGGCGCGCGGCCGGGGCTGGAAGAACATCCGCCTGCTGTCGAGCTTCGGGAACACGTTCAATCGCGACTTCGGCGTCGAAGATCGAAGTGAAGAACAGTTGCCCGCGATCAGCGTCTTCACGAAAGACAAGAACGGCACGGTTCGCCACTTCTATCAGAAGTTCGCGGTGATGTCGCCGGCGCACTGGCGTAGCATCGACCAGCTATCGCCCGTCTGGAATCTGTTCGACCTCTTGCCGAGCGGTCGCGGCGACTGGCACCCGAACTACGAACTCTGA
- a CDS encoding copper resistance protein CopC has product MNSRIIAAALALVATLTTTSPLLAHAFLDHSDPAVGSTVPSSPTVIHLWFTQELEPAFSWVTVSDQSGAAVTDGNATVDPSSPAEMTVKLKSLSPGTYTVKWHALSVDTHTTEGDFNFTVGKG; this is encoded by the coding sequence ATGAATAGTCGTATAATCGCCGCGGCCCTCGCGCTCGTCGCGACGTTGACCACCACATCACCGCTTCTTGCGCACGCGTTTCTGGATCATTCGGATCCCGCGGTCGGAAGCACGGTACCGTCGTCGCCCACCGTCATCCATCTGTGGTTCACACAGGAGCTGGAGCCTGCGTTCAGCTGGGTCACCGTGAGCGACCAATCGGGTGCGGCCGTCACCGACGGCAACGCGACCGTTGATCCGTCCAGCCCAGCTGAGATGACGGTCAAGCTGAAATCGTTGTCGCCCGGGACCTATACCGTGAAGTGGCATGCTCTGTCTGTCGACACGCATACGACGGAAGGCGACTTCAACTTCACGGTCGGGAAGGGCTAA
- a CDS encoding permease codes for MIVLDFIGRWLYASFAMFWSVLWSLLLGFILSAMVQAYVPKGGLAKTLGRAGLRELSLAAVLGAASSSCSYAAAATAKSVFKRGADFTTSMAFMFASTNLVIELGLILWRLMGWPFVVAEWLGGIVLIAVFAALARVFFTRDVVESGRAHVEELKPGGHEHDHGEMLAPGATLWQKLRSGEGWRYISHYFQMDWSMLQTDLILGFVIAGFLAIAIPAAWWQALFLEHAPAVLRTIENALVGPIIAVLSFVCSIGNVPLAAVLWNGGSTFGGVIAFLYADLIVLPLIDIYRRYYGWPLTWRMVGVFYAAMVISGLIVEGAFALLHAVPSPTGGLLMMVEHVAWDYTTFLNIALIAATAVLVWWGNRNGAHSHH; via the coding sequence ATGATCGTGCTCGACTTCATCGGCCGCTGGCTTTACGCGTCCTTCGCCATGTTCTGGTCGGTGCTCTGGTCGCTGCTCCTCGGCTTCATCCTTTCGGCGATGGTGCAGGCGTACGTGCCGAAAGGCGGCCTCGCGAAGACGCTGGGGCGCGCCGGCCTGCGCGAGCTGAGCCTTGCCGCGGTCTTGGGCGCCGCAAGCTCGTCGTGCAGCTACGCCGCGGCGGCGACGGCCAAGTCGGTCTTCAAGCGCGGCGCGGACTTCACGACGTCGATGGCGTTCATGTTCGCTTCGACGAATCTCGTGATCGAGCTCGGTCTCATCCTCTGGCGGCTCATGGGCTGGCCGTTCGTCGTCGCCGAGTGGCTCGGCGGCATCGTGCTCATCGCCGTCTTCGCGGCGCTCGCACGCGTCTTCTTCACTCGCGACGTCGTCGAGAGCGGCCGTGCGCACGTCGAAGAGTTGAAGCCAGGCGGTCACGAGCACGATCACGGCGAGATGCTCGCTCCCGGCGCGACGCTCTGGCAGAAGCTGCGCTCAGGCGAAGGCTGGCGCTACATCTCGCACTATTTCCAGATGGATTGGTCGATGCTCCAGACCGATCTCATCTTGGGCTTCGTCATCGCCGGATTTCTCGCGATCGCTATCCCAGCCGCCTGGTGGCAGGCGCTCTTTCTCGAGCATGCGCCGGCCGTGCTTCGCACGATCGAGAATGCGCTGGTCGGCCCGATCATCGCCGTCTTGAGCTTCGTGTGCTCAATCGGTAACGTGCCGCTCGCCGCCGTCCTATGGAACGGCGGCAGCACTTTCGGCGGCGTCATCGCGTTCTTGTACGCCGATCTCATCGTGCTGCCGCTCATCGATATCTACCGCCGCTACTACGGCTGGCCGCTCACATGGCGGATGGTCGGCGTCTTCTACGCCGCTATGGTGATCAGCGGCTTGATCGTCGAAGGTGCGTTCGCGCTACTCCACGCCGTGCCGTCGCCAACGGGCGGTCTGCTCATGATGGTCGAGCACGTCGCGTGGGATTACACGACCTTCCTGAACATCGCGCTCATAGCTGCGACCGCGGTCCTCGTCTGGTGGGGCAACCGCAACGGCGCACATTCGCACCACTAG
- a CDS encoding prepilin-type N-terminal cleavage/methylation domain-containing protein yields the protein MNRVSVRGFTLTEMIVGIAVLFLFLAIAYLALEPVIQYLGAAQAKTDTQGNAVAVLYKLERDIHESDARAVFYDSSGAQPLPTPSATPVDVTVFAVATADTGTNGGSCYPPGAFALTSNGSPNWQGFKVFIRNGQQLNCVFENESMSACNPLDIPCQSAATLAITSAKAVATTSQPFYATGIVDIKIGAAGGQNGALSGIIQYVNLQIQALSTVDGRTNVTSYTDQLQTRN from the coding sequence ATGAACCGGGTGAGCGTTCGCGGTTTCACGCTCACCGAGATGATCGTGGGCATCGCCGTGCTCTTCCTGTTCCTGGCGATCGCGTACCTCGCGCTCGAGCCGGTCATCCAGTATCTAGGCGCGGCGCAAGCGAAGACCGACACGCAAGGAAATGCGGTCGCGGTGCTCTACAAGCTCGAGCGTGACATCCACGAAAGCGACGCTCGAGCCGTTTTCTATGATAGTTCCGGCGCTCAACCGCTCCCGACGCCCTCGGCGACCCCGGTCGACGTCACTGTCTTCGCCGTGGCGACTGCCGACACCGGCACGAACGGGGGCTCGTGCTACCCGCCTGGAGCTTTCGCGCTCACCTCGAACGGCTCGCCGAATTGGCAAGGTTTCAAGGTGTTCATCCGCAACGGCCAGCAGCTCAACTGCGTGTTCGAGAATGAGAGCATGAGTGCGTGCAACCCGTTAGATATCCCGTGTCAAAGCGCGGCGACCCTCGCCATCACGAGTGCGAAAGCGGTCGCTACCACCAGCCAGCCATTCTACGCGACTGGAATCGTTGACATCAAGATAGGCGCGGCCGGCGGTCAGAACGGCGCGCTAAGCGGTATCATCCAATACGTCAATCTGCAGATCCAAGCACTTTCGACGGTCGATGGCCGGACGAATGTGACATCATACACGGACCAGTTGCAAACGAGGAACTGA
- a CDS encoding SRPBCC domain-containing protein, which yields MTQSTQAATSLTMTRRIKGNREDVFAAWTDPEIFRRWWGPPGTTTTAAEIDARVGGAYRVTMRLPDGEIVYLSGKFLEVERPTKLVYTWAWEEDDGIGHESRVTITFASAGEETDVTLLHEQLASEESRDRHAHGWIGCFDNLTKMFSGKEA from the coding sequence ATGACGCAATCCACACAAGCGGCGACGTCGCTCACGATGACCCGCCGCATCAAAGGCAACCGCGAGGACGTGTTCGCGGCGTGGACCGATCCCGAGATCTTCAGGCGCTGGTGGGGGCCGCCCGGAACGACGACGACTGCGGCCGAGATCGACGCTCGAGTTGGCGGCGCATACCGAGTCACCATGCGCCTCCCAGACGGTGAAATCGTCTATCTCAGTGGGAAGTTCTTGGAAGTCGAGCGACCGACGAAACTCGTCTATACGTGGGCGTGGGAGGAAGACGACGGAATCGGACACGAGTCCCGTGTCACTATCACGTTCGCCTCGGCAGGCGAAGAGACCGACGTCACCTTGCTCCACGAGCAGCTCGCGAGCGAAGAGAGCCGCGATCGCCACGCTCACGGCTGGATCGGCTGCTTCGATAACCTCACGAAGATGTTCAGCGGAAAGGAAGCATGA